Proteins from one Thermococcus sp. M36 genomic window:
- a CDS encoding CDP-2,3-bis-(O-geranylgeranyl)-sn-glycerol synthase: protein MGSLSSLIWAFWYILPAYFANASPVLVGGGRPIDGGRTWRDGRRLFGDGKTWRGLIGGVSIGTLVGVVQYRLTPSFYGDFRTAVLLAFLLSFGALLGDLVGSFFKRRADLPRGAPAIGLDQLGFLISALALAYPVKTLSSGQIIFLLVVSPFVHWGANYFAYKMGWKSVPW, encoded by the coding sequence ATGGGGTCACTGTCGTCTCTCATCTGGGCGTTCTGGTACATCCTCCCTGCCTACTTTGCCAACGCGAGCCCCGTGCTTGTCGGGGGTGGGCGACCCATTGACGGTGGCAGGACGTGGAGGGACGGCCGCAGGCTGTTTGGGGACGGAAAGACCTGGCGCGGCCTCATCGGTGGCGTTTCCATAGGCACCCTCGTGGGGGTGGTTCAGTACCGCTTAACCCCCAGCTTCTACGGTGATTTTAGAACAGCCGTTCTTCTGGCATTCCTCCTATCCTTTGGCGCCCTCCTGGGTGACCTGGTGGGTAGCTTCTTCAAGAGGCGTGCAGATCTGCCGAGGGGGGCCCCGGCCATAGGCCTTGACCAGCTGGGCTTTCTTATTTCGGCGCTCGCTTTGGCGTATCCGGTAAAGACGTTGTCAAGTGGCCAGATAATCTTCCTTCTCGTGGTCTCCCCCTTCGTCCACTGGGGGGCGAACTACTTCGCCTATAAAATGGGCTGGAAGAGCGTGCCGTGGTAG
- a CDS encoding Lrp/AsnC family transcriptional regulator: MVTSLDATDLRLLKELKENARENIASLSKKLGIPRTTVHYRIKKLVEEGVIEKFTVKPNYKKLNLGTTAFILARYEPDSGLSQREVAERIAALEGVYEVHIIAGEWDLLIKVRAPSSEEVGKIVVDRLREIKGVGQTVTMVSFVTVKEEL; this comes from the coding sequence ATGGTAACATCGCTTGATGCCACCGATTTGAGGCTCTTGAAGGAACTTAAGGAGAACGCGAGGGAGAACATAGCTTCACTCAGCAAGAAGCTTGGAATACCAAGAACCACCGTCCACTACCGCATCAAAAAGCTCGTTGAGGAGGGCGTGATCGAGAAGTTCACGGTCAAGCCGAACTACAAGAAGCTCAACCTTGGCACTACCGCTTTCATACTTGCCAGATACGAGCCAGATTCCGGCCTGAGCCAGCGGGAGGTCGCTGAAAGAATAGCCGCCCTCGAAGGGGTTTACGAGGTTCACATCATAGCAGGCGAGTGGGACCTCCTCATAAAGGTGCGCGCCCCCTCATCGGAGGAGGTTGGCAAGATAGTCGTTGATAGGCTCAGAGAAATCAAGGGTGTCGGCCAGACTGTAACTATGGTGTCATTCGTCACCGTGAAGGAGGAGTTATAA
- a CDS encoding hydrophobe/amphiphile efflux-3 (HAE3) family transporter, with the protein MDVLRRTAALIVRYRVAFTLVAVFMLVVSIYGIQNLRFESDLRSMLPEGHPSITDYTTLQNEFQGGDSALIVVKINSIEQGGVYDVRDPRVIEAIYELEQRLRKREYVTDTMSIADVYMQVLGRLPENEEEAKFVLDMLPPEERYQLVSRDYTMTMIVITISREKKTETLVRVYRGIEEDIKDVGFPKNVQVIQTGNVGITYRILELLQSDLNKTMAISFVLVMALLIYFYRSPAKAAIPLIPLVFGVVMTLGFMGLMGVPLDLATTTIGAMLIGMGIDYGIHVTNRYYEERRKGKGVEEAAGEAIAETGKALLGAALTTVGGFSAMYLSSLPMLHNLATALILGLSLAALNAVVITPAVIILEEDITRLLKGTYTVPETRSHSGIIARAFHALGRAIERKPVAFLGGVFLITLVFTYGVTQVTTEVRLEKFVPEGMPEIEALMDIRTEFGGQDELYVLVRADDVRDPAVVRGMYLFENQVKADSYYNGVFDSQSIADVVKRKYGYIPQDREKIKEALSGYTGMRLVSSDYSIATITFKGDFGGASMDDFRRIMEYFEEEVRSSQYRDFPPGTKLALTGDVYLNYVLDKLTKVEINRISAYGTVFVVLIVLALFRRPKVSIAMITPMFLGALWTVGFMGLAGIPFTQSLAGVISMIVGLGVDYGMHLSHRFMEELKEGNPKPAVTAVESVGPGILAGALTTAGGFLALLAGELPTIHDFGTTLAFGIFASMVASYMVTPVLMQIFYGKNTGGGSR; encoded by the coding sequence ATGGACGTTCTCAGGAGAACCGCGGCGCTGATAGTGAGGTACAGGGTGGCGTTCACGCTCGTGGCAGTCTTCATGCTAGTCGTCTCCATCTACGGCATTCAGAACCTCAGGTTTGAGAGCGACCTGAGGAGCATGCTTCCCGAGGGGCACCCTTCCATAACGGACTACACAACGCTTCAGAACGAGTTCCAAGGCGGCGACAGTGCCCTCATAGTCGTAAAGATAAACTCCATTGAGCAGGGGGGTGTCTACGACGTCCGCGACCCGAGGGTGATAGAGGCCATATACGAACTCGAGCAGAGGCTCAGGAAGAGGGAGTACGTAACCGACACAATGAGCATCGCCGATGTCTACATGCAGGTTCTGGGAAGGCTCCCTGAGAACGAAGAAGAGGCCAAGTTCGTCCTGGACATGCTCCCCCCCGAGGAGAGGTACCAGCTGGTGAGCCGGGACTACACGATGACCATGATAGTCATAACGATAAGCCGGGAAAAGAAGACGGAGACCCTTGTAAGGGTCTACAGGGGCATTGAAGAGGACATCAAAGACGTGGGGTTCCCAAAGAACGTCCAAGTCATCCAGACCGGCAACGTCGGCATAACTTACCGCATACTGGAGCTCCTTCAAAGCGACCTCAACAAGACCATGGCCATATCTTTCGTACTCGTCATGGCACTCCTTATCTACTTCTACCGGTCCCCCGCGAAGGCGGCCATACCCCTCATTCCCCTTGTATTCGGCGTCGTGATGACCCTCGGGTTCATGGGGCTGATGGGTGTGCCCCTGGATCTCGCAACGACGACGATAGGCGCGATGCTGATAGGTATGGGCATAGACTACGGAATTCACGTTACAAACCGCTACTACGAGGAGAGAAGAAAAGGAAAAGGAGTAGAGGAGGCCGCGGGCGAGGCAATAGCCGAGACAGGAAAAGCCCTGCTGGGTGCGGCGCTCACCACTGTGGGGGGCTTTTCCGCGATGTACCTTTCCAGCCTGCCGATGCTCCACAACCTGGCAACTGCCCTGATTTTAGGCCTCAGCCTGGCTGCGCTCAACGCCGTCGTAATAACCCCGGCCGTTATCATCCTTGAGGAGGACATAACGAGGCTCCTGAAGGGCACGTACACGGTTCCCGAAACAAGATCCCACTCGGGCATCATCGCCCGTGCGTTCCACGCCCTTGGGAGGGCCATTGAAAGAAAGCCGGTGGCCTTTCTGGGAGGGGTCTTTCTGATAACGCTCGTCTTCACCTACGGGGTAACGCAGGTCACGACGGAGGTGAGGCTGGAGAAGTTCGTCCCCGAGGGGATGCCCGAAATAGAGGCCCTCATGGACATCAGAACCGAGTTCGGGGGACAGGACGAATTATACGTTCTGGTTCGGGCAGACGACGTCAGAGACCCGGCGGTCGTCAGGGGGATGTACCTCTTTGAGAACCAGGTAAAGGCGGACTCATACTACAACGGCGTCTTCGACTCCCAGAGCATCGCAGACGTCGTTAAAAGGAAGTACGGGTACATCCCCCAGGACAGGGAAAAGATAAAGGAAGCCCTCTCCGGATACACCGGGATGAGGCTCGTCTCTTCTGACTACTCCATAGCCACCATAACGTTCAAGGGGGACTTCGGAGGGGCGAGCATGGACGACTTCAGGAGGATCATGGAGTACTTCGAGGAGGAGGTCAGAAGCTCCCAGTACAGGGACTTTCCGCCGGGGACGAAGCTTGCCCTCACCGGGGACGTGTACCTTAATTACGTGCTGGACAAACTCACGAAGGTAGAGATAAACAGGATATCGGCCTACGGGACTGTTTTTGTTGTTCTGATAGTTCTGGCTCTGTTCAGACGCCCTAAGGTGTCCATTGCAATGATAACCCCCATGTTCCTCGGTGCCCTCTGGACGGTGGGGTTCATGGGGCTCGCCGGGATCCCCTTCACCCAGAGCCTCGCAGGGGTTATCTCTATGATAGTGGGCCTGGGCGTTGACTACGGCATGCACCTGAGCCACAGGTTTATGGAGGAACTCAAGGAGGGGAATCCCAAACCTGCAGTGACCGCGGTCGAGAGCGTCGGGCCGGGGATCCTGGCCGGGGCCCTGACCACCGCCGGCGGCTTCCTGGCGCTCTTGGCCGGGGAGCTGCCTACTATCCACGACTTCGGCACAACCCTAGCCTTCGGAATTTTCGCCTCGATGGTGGCCTCGTACATGGTCACGCCCGTACTCATGCAGATCTTCTACGGGAAGAACACAGGAGGTGGTTCCAGATGA
- a CDS encoding Lrp/AsnC family transcriptional regulator, with translation MGEPVMEDIEFLVEILRRHPLESLKKIAETEKIDYYRLKRLYDKYYGKYVTVNAVHNTRIIGLRSFVAFLSVPPDRLMEVGHRMTQNPFVGYVNPAFGFKNGISAILYVPDDQKDAIDDLLSKYSSDYEYYEARGYPLEEIREDFGEWDLSYEYAVLMDMLTWDARTPITEIARALGKSRPTVRYMINRLVERGTIIGFEPMVDMNIYDRGVIGLTRSLDESVLERFKDHEIMVGILPGYGYVLEWFFSSKEDLGSKVLEFSNYVEKLLIEYFDPMFKELNDRNARTRFSRMVKKDGYGYYSILEF, from the coding sequence ATGGGCGAACCTGTTATGGAGGATATCGAATTCCTCGTCGAAATCCTCAGGAGGCACCCCCTGGAGAGCCTGAAGAAGATAGCCGAAACGGAAAAGATAGACTACTACCGGCTGAAGAGGCTCTATGATAAGTACTACGGAAAGTACGTGACGGTGAACGCCGTCCACAACACCCGCATAATCGGGCTCAGGAGCTTCGTTGCGTTTCTGAGCGTGCCCCCCGACAGGCTCATGGAAGTCGGGCACAGGATGACCCAGAACCCCTTCGTAGGATACGTGAACCCAGCGTTTGGATTCAAGAATGGTATATCGGCGATACTCTACGTTCCCGACGACCAGAAGGACGCCATAGACGATCTGCTGTCCAAGTATTCCAGCGACTACGAGTACTACGAGGCAAGAGGGTACCCCCTCGAAGAGATACGGGAGGACTTCGGAGAATGGGACTTAAGCTATGAGTACGCGGTTCTCATGGACATGCTGACATGGGACGCCCGGACGCCCATAACAGAAATAGCAAGGGCCCTCGGAAAGAGCAGACCAACCGTGAGGTATATGATAAACAGGCTGGTGGAAAGGGGGACAATCATCGGCTTCGAACCAATGGTGGACATGAACATCTACGACAGGGGAGTGATAGGGCTCACGAGAAGCCTCGATGAGTCCGTGCTGGAGAGGTTCAAGGATCACGAGATAATGGTCGGAATCCTGCCCGGCTACGGCTACGTCCTGGAGTGGTTCTTCTCTTCAAAGGAAGACCTCGGGAGCAAGGTTCTGGAGTTCAGCAACTACGTGGAAAAGCTGCTCATAGAGTACTTCGACCCAATGTTCAAAGAGCTCAACGACAGGAACGCTAGGACAAGGTTCTCCAGGATGGTTAAAAAAGATGGGTACGGGTACTACTCAATTCTTGAGTTCTAA
- a CDS encoding ubiquitin-like small modifier protein 1 encodes MKVKVRYFARFRSLVGTGEEELEVPDGIKVRELIDIIKERHPVLKNEVFAEDDDLADVNVSRNGRYVSFDEVLEEGDVVALFPPVSGG; translated from the coding sequence ATGAAGGTAAAGGTCAGGTACTTTGCCCGCTTCCGCTCCCTCGTTGGCACCGGCGAGGAGGAGCTGGAGGTTCCGGATGGGATAAAGGTTAGGGAGCTTATCGATATCATCAAAGAGAGGCACCCGGTTCTCAAAAACGAGGTCTTCGCCGAGGACGATGATCTGGCCGATGTCAACGTCTCGAGGAACGGCAGGTACGTCAGTTTTGACGAGGTTCTTGAGGAGGGTGATGTGGTTGCACTGTTCCCTCCTGTGAGCGGTGGTTGA
- a CDS encoding RNA-guided endonuclease TnpB family protein has protein sequence MKRTVTVKLQPSKEQEKALFELAQATAVIWNKLNYERLKQFKEFGKIDFSTTEKEAYHEFKDWIGGSTVQQLARKNAESWRSFFSLNRKKKSGELPEWFKPRPPGFVREENGRKLFVIPLRNDQYRIDGNVIELRRPGKFGKVRIQFKGRIYLKGKQGRLEIIYDKIRRKWYAHISYTVEEKLANDEWVRVPKQPLGNLSAGIDLGVNNLMAVYVENGEGFLVNGRPLKSIAFYWQKKIADYQSKLNKSGAKKSRKLQRMHEKAKLQARHYINTAVRQTLERLYHLGVSRIVVGYPKGISRNSQRGKRQNFVLSQVWRFNYVIKRLKEVAEEYGITIVLVGEAFTSQLCPLCGQRHSNARFVRGLFECRGEGVVMNADLVGAFNILKKVVKTITPNLGGLFAQGRGNWGKTLPEGPKAQLTLGFNEAPQTSPPLG, from the coding sequence ATGAAGCGAACGGTAACAGTCAAACTACAACCCAGCAAAGAGCAGGAGAAAGCCCTCTTCGAATTAGCTCAAGCCACGGCAGTAATCTGGAACAAGCTGAACTACGAAAGGCTCAAGCAGTTCAAGGAGTTCGGCAAAATAGACTTCTCGACGACTGAAAAGGAAGCCTACCACGAGTTCAAAGATTGGATTGGTGGTTCAACAGTTCAACAATTAGCCAGAAAGAACGCCGAAAGCTGGCGTTCGTTCTTTTCGCTCAACAGAAAGAAAAAGTCCGGAGAATTACCCGAGTGGTTCAAACCAAGACCGCCGGGGTTTGTCAGAGAGGAGAACGGTAGAAAACTGTTCGTAATCCCGCTTAGAAACGACCAGTATCGGATTGATGGTAACGTCATCGAGTTGAGAAGACCTGGAAAGTTCGGTAAAGTGAGAATCCAGTTTAAGGGTAGGATTTACCTCAAGGGTAAGCAAGGACGCTTAGAGATAATCTACGACAAAATTAGAAGAAAATGGTATGCCCACATCAGCTACACGGTGGAAGAAAAATTAGCCAATGATGAGTGGGTGAGAGTTCCGAAACAGCCTTTAGGCAACCTTTCGGCGGGAATTGATTTAGGCGTAAATAACCTTATGGCCGTTTACGTTGAGAATGGGGAGGGTTTCCTCGTAAACGGGAGGCCGTTAAAGAGTATCGCCTTCTACTGGCAAAAGAAGATTGCTGATTACCAGTCAAAACTCAACAAGAGTGGGGCCAAAAAGAGCAGAAAACTCCAGAGGATGCACGAGAAGGCTAAACTTCAGGCGAGGCACTACATTAACACTGCCGTTAGACAGACCCTTGAGAGGCTTTATCATCTCGGAGTTTCCAGAATCGTGGTCGGTTATCCTAAAGGTATCAGTAGGAACTCGCAAAGGGGCAAGAGGCAGAATTTCGTACTCTCTCAAGTCTGGCGATTTAATTACGTCATAAAAAGGCTAAAGGAAGTGGCCGAGGAGTATGGTATCACTATTGTGCTCGTTGGTGAGGCTTTCACTTCTCAGCTTTGCCCTCTCTGTGGCCAACGCCACTCTAACGCTCGCTTTGTTCGTGGTTTGTTTGAGTGCCGCGGAGAGGGCGTTGTTATGAATGCTGACCTTGTTGGGGCGTTTAACATTTTGAAGAAGGTTGTGAAAACCATAACCCCGAACTTGGGTGGATTGTTCGCCCAAGGGAGGGGTAATTGGGGGAAGACCCTCCCGGAGGGGCCGAAGGCCCAACTCACTTTGGGCTTTAATGAAGCCCCTCAAACCTCCCCACCCCTGGGTTAG
- a CDS encoding XTP/dITP diphosphatase: protein MRLAFITSNPGKVEEARKYFEPLGVEVYQLRVEYPEIQADTLEEVAEYGVRWLSERVEGPFFLDDSGLFIDALNGFPGVYSAYVYKTLGVDGILKLMEGVENRSAHFRSVIAYWDGEVHLFRGRVDGDIIHERRGSGGFGFDPIFVPRGFNRTFAEMTTEEKNTISHRGRALRAFAEWLKENLK, encoded by the coding sequence ATGAGGCTGGCGTTCATCACTTCTAACCCCGGAAAGGTCGAGGAGGCCAGGAAGTACTTCGAGCCCCTCGGTGTGGAGGTCTACCAGCTCCGTGTCGAATATCCCGAGATACAGGCGGATACCCTTGAGGAGGTCGCGGAGTACGGCGTCAGGTGGCTGTCCGAGAGGGTAGAAGGGCCTTTCTTCCTCGACGATTCGGGCCTTTTCATCGATGCCCTCAACGGCTTTCCCGGCGTCTACTCGGCCTACGTCTATAAAACGCTTGGCGTTGATGGGATTCTGAAGCTCATGGAGGGCGTCGAGAACAGGAGTGCACACTTCAGGAGCGTTATAGCCTACTGGGACGGGGAGGTTCATCTTTTCAGGGGCAGGGTCGATGGGGACATCATTCATGAGAGGCGCGGGAGCGGGGGCTTCGGCTTTGACCCCATCTTTGTCCCGAGGGGTTTTAATCGAACCTTTGCCGAAATGACGACCGAGGAAAAGAACACCATATCCCACAGGGGTAGAGCCCTCAGAGCTTTCGCGGAGTGGCTAAAGGAAAACCTTAAATAA
- a CDS encoding SPASM domain-containing protein: MERTVAEAMNLSDVAPFPNIVSIGKPPWSSEPHRGRLERLILQLGAGRGKFSEVTGIPRSIGCIGNNSFILRREPLSPERVRELIREFQTAGGRELWLTNYDSLEYLLSVASYASEIGIEEVYAVVRIEDVDSVRPVDGVRFIVEFEYSPENFRRIEPYGWLHGALVMVRGHEVEELKRLATTFAGEVYIDVLFPGSARKLDFNVIELKRVFTPTSEKYHDCLAGTLSITADGYILPCPLLRNYVIADARETGIKAARRKKRLRDFWTMTKDRIEGCSKCPFKYLCHDCRALEYQATGQIDGLEYCFIMPLELKN; this comes from the coding sequence ATGGAGAGGACTGTAGCTGAGGCGATGAACTTGAGTGATGTTGCTCCCTTCCCCAATATAGTCTCCATCGGGAAACCTCCCTGGAGCTCCGAGCCCCACCGGGGCCGGCTTGAGAGGCTCATACTCCAGCTCGGTGCAGGAAGGGGGAAGTTTTCTGAGGTTACCGGGATACCGAGGTCAATAGGGTGCATAGGGAACAACTCCTTTATACTCCGCAGGGAGCCGCTCAGTCCAGAGAGGGTCAGGGAGCTTATCAGGGAGTTTCAGACCGCCGGTGGCAGGGAGCTCTGGCTGACCAACTATGACAGCCTGGAATACCTACTCTCTGTTGCAAGCTATGCCTCTGAAATCGGCATCGAGGAAGTTTACGCGGTAGTCAGAATAGAGGACGTTGACTCGGTGAGGCCGGTGGACGGGGTCAGGTTCATAGTGGAGTTTGAGTACTCCCCAGAGAACTTCCGGAGGATAGAACCCTACGGATGGCTCCACGGGGCCTTGGTTATGGTGAGGGGACACGAGGTTGAGGAGCTCAAAAGACTAGCCACCACCTTCGCCGGGGAGGTGTACATTGATGTCCTCTTCCCGGGATCCGCCAGAAAGCTTGACTTCAACGTCATCGAGCTTAAACGGGTATTCACGCCGACTTCTGAAAAGTACCACGACTGTCTGGCGGGCACTCTGTCTATAACTGCCGACGGGTACATTCTTCCCTGCCCCCTGCTCAGGAACTACGTGATCGCCGATGCCAGGGAGACCGGAATAAAGGCCGCCCGCAGAAAGAAACGGCTGAGGGACTTCTGGACGATGACCAAGGACAGGATAGAGGGGTGTTCGAAGTGTCCTTTCAAGTATCTCTGCCATGACTGCAGGGCCCTCGAGTACCAGGCCACTGGGCAGATAGATGGGCTTGAGTACTGTTTTATCATGCCGTTAGAACTCAAGAATTGA
- a CDS encoding molybdenum cofactor biosynthesis protein MoaE, with protein sequence MKVRLTKEPFDLNEALDYLLVPEAGGYVFFLGKVRNENHGRRVEKLIYEAYPEMAEAEMARIRKEALERFPILDMLIWHRYGELEVGQDTILIIASGRHRREAFEACMWAIDEVKRRVPVWKREVTDEGTFWIEGDRLVPDE encoded by the coding sequence ATGAAGGTCAGGCTTACGAAGGAACCCTTTGACCTCAACGAGGCTTTGGACTACCTCTTGGTTCCCGAGGCGGGGGGCTACGTGTTCTTTCTGGGAAAGGTGCGGAACGAGAATCACGGGAGGAGGGTGGAGAAGCTCATCTACGAGGCCTATCCCGAGATGGCCGAGGCTGAGATGGCCCGCATACGAAAAGAGGCCCTTGAGAGGTTCCCCATACTTGACATGCTTATCTGGCACCGCTATGGGGAGCTTGAAGTCGGTCAGGACACGATACTGATTATTGCCAGCGGTAGACACAGGAGGGAGGCCTTTGAGGCCTGCATGTGGGCAATTGATGAGGTCAAGCGCCGCGTTCCCGTCTGGAAGAGGGAGGTGACGGATGAGGGTACCTTCTGGATTGAGGGGGACAGGCTCGTGCCCGACGAGTGA
- a CDS encoding adenosine-specific kinase, whose translation MVKIEVVEIEKPEGVEVIIGQGNFSIFTVDDLAKILLTTVPGIKFGIAMNEAKPQLTRFTGNDPELEKLAAKNALKIGAGHVFVILMKNAFPINVLNAVKNHPAVAMVYGASENPFQVIVAETDLGRSVLGIVDGKAANKIEDEELKRERRELVEKIGYRID comes from the coding sequence ATGGTGAAGATAGAGGTCGTGGAGATTGAAAAGCCCGAAGGGGTCGAGGTGATAATCGGGCAGGGCAACTTTTCGATATTCACCGTTGACGACCTCGCAAAGATTCTTCTCACGACGGTTCCGGGCATAAAGTTCGGAATAGCCATGAACGAGGCTAAGCCCCAGCTGACGCGCTTCACCGGCAACGACCCCGAGCTTGAGAAGCTGGCAGCGAAGAACGCCCTCAAGATCGGTGCAGGCCACGTCTTTGTTATCCTGATGAAGAACGCATTCCCGATAAACGTGCTCAACGCCGTCAAGAACCACCCCGCTGTTGCCATGGTCTATGGCGCCAGTGAGAACCCGTTCCAGGTCATAGTCGCCGAAACCGACCTCGGCAGGAGCGTCCTGGGGATTGTGGACGGCAAGGCCGCCAACAAGATAGAGGACGAGGAGCTCAAGAGGGAGCGCAGAGAGCTCGTTGAAAAGATAGGCTACAGGATAGACTGA
- a CDS encoding GbsR/MarR family transcriptional regulator, translating to MGIEEARRIIMEHFAGAARRFGFSELYGYIYGVLFLAKEPMSLGEIAERTGYSLSHVSTALKAMESLGFVVRIKKPGDKKAYYKATKLLKDWRQAAYYARILEDVQQMKENLRRAMEELEGEEGEEAEFMRKSIAFAMKRNELAERILEYLMSHEDEEVLERLIDCLEAPGKR from the coding sequence ATGGGGATTGAAGAGGCACGCCGCATAATCATGGAGCATTTTGCCGGCGCCGCTAGGCGGTTCGGCTTCAGCGAGCTGTACGGCTACATATACGGTGTACTGTTCTTGGCAAAAGAGCCGATGAGCCTCGGGGAGATAGCGGAGAGAACTGGCTACTCCCTTTCCCACGTCAGCACTGCCCTGAAGGCCATGGAAAGCCTCGGCTTTGTGGTCAGGATCAAGAAGCCAGGCGACAAAAAGGCGTACTACAAGGCCACGAAGCTCCTGAAGGACTGGCGTCAGGCGGCCTACTACGCTCGCATCCTTGAGGATGTACAGCAGATGAAGGAAAACCTCCGCAGGGCCATGGAGGAGCTGGAGGGCGAGGAGGGCGAGGAAGCGGAGTTCATGAGGAAGAGCATAGCGTTTGCGATGAAGCGGAACGAGCTCGCTGAGAGGATACTGGAGTACCTGATGAGCCACGAGGACGAGGAGGTTCTTGAGAGGCTCATAGACTGCCTTGAAGCACCCGGAAAGCGGTAG